In Cicer arietinum cultivar CDC Frontier isolate Library 1 chromosome 7, Cicar.CDCFrontier_v2.0, whole genome shotgun sequence, the genomic window GAGCAGAATGGCACCCGTAAACCATGTAAACAACTCCTCATACTAAGGATTATAAATAACCAAATGATCCTGAGTCAAAGTtcacttttaaattatattaaatcatCTCAAAGGAAATGGATGGTCCGGGACTCCGATTACAAAAACAGATAAATAGACTTCCAAAGATAACATTCTACAGAAAGGAGGCAAAACTCAAAAACACCCAACAACCGATATTTAGGTTGTTCTTGGGGTGGCCCATTCAACTCTCAGGATGAGATTGTCGTAGCCATATCCATTTAGTTTGTTAATAGCTCTCTGAGCATCTTCCCTACTGACAAAGTTGACAAAGCCAAAGCCCCTACTCATGCCAGTCTTTTGATCAATAGCAACATAGACCCTGCTCACAGAACCAAAAGGACGGAACAGCTCGTGCAAATCAGGCTCCCTTGTGTCCTCCGAGAGGTTGGTTACCCGCACAGAATTCTCGTCATTCCTCCGCCTCATGTCTGACCCTGTAGTCCTCTCTGCACCAGCCCTCAAACCAGGAGGTACATATGCACCCTTGGTTGAACCACCTGCAGCGGCAGCTGCAGCATCTGTTGCTGCAGGCTTATCAACAAATCCCTCAGACGGTGCTGCGAGATCCTTATATGGACACCTTGAAGTCCAATGGTCACCCTTCTTCCCGCAAGTCCTGCATACCATGAGAACAGCACCTTTTTGGAATTGAGACAATGGGTCAGCCTTTGGCTCATCATTTTTGGAACCTGTTAACAATCGGAAAAACAGAGTTACAATTACATATCACAATATTGATAGACTAATCCTCCAACAAACTAGGTTGAAAGGGAAATTAATTAAGACACCCAAACTAGGTTCATGTAGACAAAACCTTAGTGTCTTATACAAGTGAGAAATCCCAGCAATTCATCCTCCACAGTAAGAATTATCAAGTAGATGATAGCATCACAAAAGCAAATTAAAAAGCAAAGTagacaaaaacaataattatttttactgaTAAGCCCAATCCAATTTTTCTTCTGGCTCATAACTAACTCCTATTTTGTTTAATCGTGAACAGATATATAAGTATTCACATGAAATACAGAGCATTCCCATGTATAAAATTGACCATAGCTTCTTACACTGactcataaattaataattaataattacaataaacaaTTCATTGTTTCAATCTAAGGTGTGTACAATCATGAAAAATGATGGAAGCAGCAACATCAACAGTTTATAccaaaaccctaatttacataattttttgtatcaaaacCACAACCGCAGCCGTATATGACTATGATTCTTCGTAATATCAAAAACCAAACAACCACAAATTAAAACCCTAGTTATTTCATGTTATAACATATTATTATACCATTTTCATTTAACTACTGTTTATAATAGAACCAATCGAGAAATCTGCTACACCTATAACAACTTCTAGGGTTCAATACACATAATATTGAACACCTAAAATAACATCACATAATATTGAAGAACTAAATTCaactaagtaaaataaaaaaataaaaaataaaaatcgagagagagagagagagaaccaAGAGGCTTGGGGCGTTCGAGAACGATTTCTTCAGTGGAAACCATAGTAAGGCGACTACCAACATCTTCATGAACAGCATCACCAAACTTAGGCCAAGAACGACGCTCAACGGCGCGTTTACTGAGACGCGCGTTAGCGAGTTTGCGAGTGCGAGTGGTTGTTGTAATCTTAACCTTGTTACCATCATCATCGAACTTATACTCAATTATTCTCT contains:
- the LOC101490990 gene encoding uncharacterized protein, with product MATQIEPAKIRWGELEEDDGEDLDFLLPPRQVIGPDENGIKRIIEYKFDDDGNKVKITTTTRTRKLANARLSKRAVERRSWPKFGDAVHEDVGSRLTMVSTEEIVLERPKPLGSKNDEPKADPLSQFQKGAVLMVCRTCGKKGDHWTSRCPYKDLAAPSEGFVDKPAATDAAAAAAGGSTKGAYVPPGLRAGAERTTGSDMRRRNDENSVRVTNLSEDTREPDLHELFRPFGSVSRVYVAIDQKTGMSRGFGFVNFVSREDAQRAINKLNGYGYDNLILRVEWATPRTT